A section of the Streptococcus oriscaviae genome encodes:
- a CDS encoding PASTA domain-containing protein — translation MNDFLSKFSGKNYDKILDDQPLAESQPAPTEEEEAPRKEPSQPTARRRRSESSASRSVRREELAEEMEIDPHYKKNQRKKWAMIAGSALLTLVLAVWLIYQFTHVSLPNFVGQPLTDARKWATENQVTIDLKQEYSDTVEVNTVISQDKKAGSKLAKGGTLTVTSSLGADPEEIISLPDFSSMTFSQAKKWIEEYKAENLKLVQEYSDTIEKGQFIKLDIANNIPAEEYKRSNKASLYYSRGKEILEANIEVPNFKDKPKADVESWARTNSIAVTYQDKASSTVATGLVLDQSIEAGQKIAKKSTMTVAISAGKGVTVPNFNHINASQAGSVSGLTVIVRFVYSELPYGHLISQSQEAGTELTEKDDRNVEVVYSAGIPYLRDLRGKNEGDLQQYFYDQFRSKGADIYYTTYYVNSDQAKGTVVQQSVYETELPLSYTVELGISNGAWYSGQTPLSSSDDSSNSQTETGSNP, via the coding sequence ATGAATGATTTTCTATCAAAATTTTCTGGAAAAAACTACGATAAAATCCTTGATGACCAGCCCCTAGCTGAAAGCCAGCCTGCACCGACTGAAGAAGAGGAAGCCCCAAGAAAAGAACCGAGCCAACCAACAGCCCGCAGACGCCGAAGTGAGTCCTCTGCCAGTCGGTCTGTCAGACGGGAAGAATTGGCCGAGGAAATGGAGATTGACCCTCATTACAAGAAAAATCAGCGGAAAAAATGGGCGATGATTGCCGGTAGCGCTCTCTTGACACTTGTGCTTGCTGTATGGCTCATCTATCAATTCACCCATGTCAGCCTACCCAATTTCGTTGGTCAACCGCTGACCGACGCACGAAAATGGGCGACTGAAAATCAGGTCACCATTGATCTCAAACAAGAATATAGCGATACAGTTGAGGTGAATACCGTCATTTCTCAAGATAAAAAGGCAGGCAGCAAGCTGGCCAAGGGCGGAACCTTAACCGTGACCAGTTCCCTTGGGGCTGACCCTGAGGAAATCATCAGCCTGCCTGATTTTTCCAGCATGACCTTCTCACAAGCCAAAAAATGGATTGAGGAATATAAGGCTGAAAACCTCAAGCTGGTTCAAGAATATAGTGACACCATTGAAAAAGGGCAGTTTATCAAACTGGATATTGCCAATAATATCCCTGCGGAAGAATACAAGCGCTCCAACAAAGCCAGCCTATACTACTCTCGAGGAAAGGAAATCCTTGAGGCCAACATCGAAGTTCCCAACTTCAAAGACAAGCCAAAAGCTGACGTTGAAAGCTGGGCTAGAACCAATTCCATCGCTGTTACTTATCAGGATAAGGCTAGCTCCACCGTTGCAACAGGGCTCGTATTGGACCAATCGATAGAGGCAGGTCAAAAAATTGCGAAAAAATCTACCATGACCGTCGCCATTTCTGCTGGCAAAGGAGTAACTGTTCCGAATTTCAATCATATCAACGCCAGCCAAGCTGGATCCGTATCTGGGCTAACCGTCATTGTCCGCTTTGTTTATAGCGAACTTCCCTACGGTCACCTGATTAGCCAGTCTCAAGAAGCTGGTACAGAACTGACAGAAAAAGATGATCGGAATGTCGAAGTCGTCTACTCGGCCGGCATCCCTTACCTTCGTGACTTACGCGGAAAAAATGAGGGCGACCTCCAACAATATTTCTACGACCAGTTCCGCTCTAAGGGCGCCGACATCTACTATACCACCTATTATGTCAACTCTGATCAAGCCAAGGGGACTGTGGTGCAACAGAGCGTTTATGAAACAGAGTTGCCACTTTCTTACACTGTCGAGCTGGGTATTAGCAATGGCGCTTGGTACAGCGGCCAAACCCCACTAAGCTCTAGCGACGACAGCAGCAATTCTCAGACGGAAACCGGCAGCAATCCATAA